From the Trifolium pratense cultivar HEN17-A07 linkage group LG4, ARS_RC_1.1, whole genome shotgun sequence genome, the window ACAGACTCAGAAGGTATATGGTATCTATTTGTTGTTTGAAAAAAAGTTGTTCATATAGCATGGAAACATCAGCAATGAAAGATTAAACACTCTCAATTTAATAATATTGTTATTGTTTGTGCATGAATACTTATTTGAGTTATTTCATAATTAAATGAATATTTAGTACATATATAAAGGTAATGAATAGTAATGACTAGTGTTGCGAGCGCAATCTAGGCAACATTAACGAGTTTAATGTATCTACGACTACAATGCATGTAGTTTAGATTTGCATGATCAGTCGCATTTAATTGTAATTCTCCGCAATATCAAATATAGTGATACAATCGCAATGATTAATGCGACAAAGATTTTAAATACCTTAATAAATACAGGTAATTTTATAACTTTATACAAAGAAATATACCTGTTTTCTAACCGGGCAGCCAGCAGCCATGCTGCATCGATAATAAGATCGAGCACATGGGTTTCCTTTCGCCATTTTTTGACCATACTTTCTCCAGTGGCCTCCATCTGGAACCTAAGACAATCAAATAGATTTCTTTTGGTTAACAAGGAcgaaaaaattatcaaaagaaaaattgtaaagTTGAAAAAATATTACCATGTCTTCTTCTGATCTAGCTCTAACAGAAACTCTTGCTTTCCCCAATGCATCCTCAACTTGATGAATACTACTAAAATTGTTTGAAGGATTCAAACTTTGAGTTTTGTCAGCATTACCTATGGGACTATCTTCATTTTCAATCCCTTTACCAAGTTCCTTCTTTTCATCACTAACATTAATGTTCTTTTCTAGGACTAATTCACGGGAAGCAACACCGGTGTTATTTGTCAGCAATCCTAATTCATCGCgacttctttttcttccaattGATGAAGAGGAGGGATCAAGATCCATCTCGGTCTCAGCATTAGGAGCCAACTCGAAATCAATAATTTGACCTGGAACCAAAACTTTACCATTCTCAATTCTGTCTTTCTCTTTAGACTTTTCATCAACCATACGGTAATGCATCACTTTATTGAAATGCATACGCAGGGTATCGTAATCTGTTTGAAGTTGATCAAGTATTAGCTTCAATCGACGATTCTCCGTGTTTGCTCGATCAAGCTCACCTTGAAGAATAGCCATCTGAAAACAGCTCAAATAATTCAAACATTTTCACAAGTTATAAAAGTTGAGTTTGATGACGTTTTAATTAGTCAATTCCATTCATAATTGAATCTACATATCAAACCAATGTCTTTTTGAGGTGAAAAGTTAAACTATTTGAAAGGAACTCatgatctattttatttttaatcttgttttaacaaagattaaaaaataagatgaatatataaaattattcattttactattattattgtttctgctaatttatatatttgaagtAGCTAAATAAGATTAGAGTAATCAAACATGAAAATATATGACTACTTATAGGGTAGCTTTTGCTACCCGATCATTGTGAGAAGCTTCACTTATGATCGTCACATAAAAAGGTTCTATGAAACATTGATACATACATAAACACAAAACACAACACATAAACTGATAAATCGACATCTAACAgtaatttgaaaatattgaacaataaaatatgACAACATGTATCGATGTCATATCAATGTCGGACATTAATATGTCTTGACATAACATCAAATTTGAAGAGCGTCGATTCTATAGAAAACATTCAATTTAATTTGACACcacaaaatgaaataaaaaagaatttttgaCGCAAAAATcagataaaattttaaaaaatcaatcatCAAAGAAATTTCATTAAATTCAACTTTGTGTTAATATTATCATAAACTTTACCTCATTCTTAATATCCTTGTTGTCAGAAGTAGGTGACATGCCATCATCCACCATAGATTGATCACCGCTAGTATTGGGGTTAAGAAGATCACCGGTGCcagtctataaaaaaaattacatattcaTCAATATAACatcatgataaaaaataaataaagaatgattgaacttaaaaattcaaaacttaaaaatttataaacaatataatctaataagtgaaaaaaataaaaataatgagcTATTGAAATATGAATCACCCACATTGAGTTTGATTTTCAATAAAGATGGTATGTTGGTATCATTGTCAAGGGCAAAGGCAGAGAGAGAGACAACCTTATTATGATCATTGTTATTATTAACATTAAAGAAATCAAACTCTTTCAATGTTTCATGAGATGTTTGGTTTTCATTGGAGCAATTAAGGTTGATTAATTGGAATGGGATTGTACTTTGTGTATCAACAGCATCTATGTTGTTTTTGGGACTATGTGTCAACATGGGATTGTTTATGTCTTCAGTGAAAGAGTTAAGAACAATTGTGTTGTTATCAATTGGATCTGAATCCATTGAGATTTCACTCTCTCTAGCCATGAAATTGAAAGGGAGAGCTTTTGACTAAAGAGAGCAAGAGAAGTGTTTGAAGTCTTATAAAGGGTTCaattcatttgaaaaataaaaaataagtgtcttttctttggtttttttttttttttttataacgtctTTTCTTTGCTTTGAATGTTGTTATACATTAATAACATTTTCTTAGaaagaaattttataaattcttttttggaaaatagaaattttatatattaaaaaaagaaatttaatatattCTTAGACCAAggtcaacaaaaaaagaaaaaatccgATGACCAAATACTAATTAGTTGACCATTTCATATGCAACGAATTCAACCCccatatatcatttttttttcaagaaaaatattttcaaaaataatatcGTACTTATcccaacaaattttaaatttctaaaGAGATAAAAATGGCTTTTACTAAATTATTCTCATTAACTATAGTAATAATTATTAATGTCATAAATGTTAATTGGATTATTGACTTGATTATATTGAAATTTTGACTAGTTCAATTATTTTGACTCACAAATACTATGCTATTTAGATTTTTTGAGTTGGAAACTAATAGCCAGTTGGTTCactggtgattgacgctgaacttagtAGGGAGAACCACGATTCGATCCCCCACAATTGCGATCGGGAGTGAGCTGAAATCACTTAATGCTGGAGGTGACTCCCGAACCATattaaactagtggtgaaagcacaaaaaaacaaataacgaGTTAGCATTCTCTCCATTTTCGATAATTTTCATTCCTTCCATTACTATGTagttttagaaatataaattcaaaagcGTGATAACAAATCAGGTCAAATCACTTTTATATAcctcaaaatatttaaaaactttaataatgaaagaaatgaaaattattgaaaatggagaggatctcaatCTAAAATTTACACATATAATTTTGTTGCTGACAACATTGTTATAGCTAGGgatgctcaaatccaaaccaatccaattaaaaaccgaaaaccgatccaaaaaaaccgaaaaccgcaaaaaaccgaataATTTTGGATGCATTTGGATGCCCTTTTGTAAAAACCgttggatcggatcggattttggattgatttctcaaaaccaatccaaaccgaaccaaaccgcatacatatattttaatactttttttggacttaacatatattttaatacttatttttctttttattagtatgatatattacattaacctattatatattggttttaaattattttatatattttatagttACTCCAAATCCATATACAATCCCATGTTAAAACTCGATTGTCATAACGGCAACAATCataaaatttttattggttctttttcttttccataaTAATACTCTTCGATTTTTTCTTGCAATCCTGAAAATATGGCTTTCTAAACCGTCCACCAagtattctatatatataattttttcagtatatgttttaaATCTAGCTATATAATCAGTTGTctgcttaattttattttctaatagtttcagataaaatatattttttatattacaagTATTTATgtattgtttatttaaaaaccGAATAAAACCGAACTAACCGAACCGAAGTAAACCGCATAaaattggattggattggatcGGATATTTTTCTTAGTCATccaaaaaccgaaccaaaccgcatgctattttttctttggatCGGATGACTTTTTGCCTCataaccgatccaaaccgaaccgcgagcacccctagtTATAGCATTGCTAATTGAATTacactaaatattttttatttatttgtacaaatatactaataatgataataatttgtacttgtgagtttagctcaattgatagggacgtcatattttatatgtaaaagATCGAGTTTGAACATCGGACATCCCACTTATCCAACTTAAAGGCGGAACTCGTAACCACTAATattagccgaaaaacctaaaatcgacgataaacgctaaatctgcagaaaaaacctaaaatcgactataaaccctaaaatcggccgaaaacccaaaatcggccaaaattgccataaaaacctaaaatcggccaaaattctaaaaatcgactataaaccctaaaatcggccgaaaaacctaaaatcgaccgaaaacccaaaaaatcgactgaaaacctaaaatcggccaaaatcccaaaaatcgaATATAAACCCtcaaatcggccgaaaacctaaaaaatggacaaaaaaacctaaaatcgaccaaaaacccaaaaaatcggccgaaaaacccaaaaatatGCCGAAAAACCCAAAGTCGACCCTAAAGCCAAAAAACTCgaccgaaaacctaaaatcggccaaaatccaaaaaatagactataaacccaaaaaatcggccaaaattgcaaaatttgactttaaaccctaaaatcggccgaaaaacctaaaatcgaccgaaactaaaaaaatcgaccgaaaaacttaaaatcgtcCAAAatccctaaaatcgactataaaccctaaaatcggctgaaaaccaaaaaaatcggccgaaaaatcaaaaatcGTCACTAAACacaaaaaactcggccgaaaacctaaaatcacccAAAATCCTGAAATCGGCTAAAAACCCCATAATCGGCCAAAAACCTAAAATccaccgaaaacccaaaaatcgactataaacccatttttcggccgatattagaatttatagtcgatttttgggtttttcggacgattttttcgtttttcggtcgattttttgttttatagtcgatttttgggtttgtAGTCAATTTTTGGGgttttgaccgattttaggtttttcacccgattttttgggtttagggtcgatttttggttttttggccgattttagagtttatagtcgattttaggtttttcagccgattttgtgtttacggtcgattttagggtttttcgaccgattttttcggttttttcggccgattttaggtttttcagccgattttgggtttttgaccgattttgAAAGAATAGGAATGAGGAAGAAGATGGTAATCTCGGTAAGAGCTCATAAAAAGCGATCGGCACCCTGAAAAGGAAAGAGGCCCTGCCGAAGACTTTCTAGCTCAGTCATGTCAGAATCTCTATTGATTGTATGTTTGAGTTCTCCAGTCTATGAGAGCAGTTTACAAAGATCATTTAGTTCGATAACTTCCTCCAACTGATTAAGGTAGCTTAATAGAGTCAAATGACTTATGGAATAGTAGGCTGCAATCCGACCAAACTTAGTGTTGTGTAAAGATTTGTTCACTCTATCATACTCCACAAAGTTAATCTCAAGTAATCGACCTGTTGCTTTAGCAATCGGCATGAAATTAGAATCACTTAATGTCTTTGAAGCAAAAAACAAAACTTATCAATTGAATAGGTAATTGATTAAATGCATCaattaaatgaaaaatgtaatttaaatgaacagttgcttttttttttaatggtaagTTGGTATGGGAAAACATACCGTATCAATTAAAACTAAAGGAGAGAGAGATTCAGTAACGATCATAGGAAAAGTAATTATAAGAAAGTTATCATTCTAGCCTTTCACTCTAATGTTTGTGAATCAGAAGAAGTATGCCATGACTTACAGTGATAAGAGTAAGTATATTGAACCCAATCATAAGCCTCCTTAATATCCAACACTGTCCCGAGTGCAATTTTCAACATTCAACTGTGTAGTTCTTATGAGTTGGTTGCATTATAAAACTAAAACAACTTGTACAAGAACAAGATGTGCAGGTGCAACATGTTGAACAAGATGTGTCAGACATCTTATTAATGGGCAAAGAACGTTGTGTCAGACATCTTATTAATGGGCAAAGAACGTGTACGTGCAACATGTTGAAACAGGATGTCCCAAACAATGGTGTAGGACATCTTGCCCAGTATAGCAGGCTGAAGAACTTAAAGTTTATCCAAGGCGCGCGATTCTCTCCAAAGTTTGTTACAAGCGCGAATTTAAGATTGTCACCTGTTTAATGGTGAGATAATAAAGTTTGTTATCAAACCTGCGTATTAGATATTATTGGGGATGATAACTAACGTTGATAAAGAATACAATTAAACCTTTTATCTTATACCCACTGTGTAAGGATTGTATCAGCCTCTAAATCTTAGGTGTTAAGGTTTAGTTGCTAGGTTGTTGTTGAATGTTTATTCAACATTATTTGTAAACGACAAAGAAGAAGTTCCATCACTTGTGACTAGTGGTGAGAGGAAGGTGAGTAGGTTACAAAAACTTGTCGAATCAGTTGTTTGAGACATCTGACAATATACACGGTTGTCCAAGACATCGTGTAAGACATCTGTCCCGCCGAGAACAGAATTTCAAACTGGTCAATTAA encodes:
- the LOC123922147 gene encoding probable WRKY transcription factor 31 → MDSDPIDNNTIVLNSFTEDINNPMLTHSPKNNIDAVDTQSTIPFQLINLNCSNENQTSHETLKEFDFFNVNNNNDHNKVVSLSAFALDNDTNIPSLLKIKLNTGTGDLLNPNTSGDQSMVDDGMSPTSDNKDIKNEMAILQGELDRANTENRRLKLILDQLQTDYDTLRMHFNKVMHYRMVDEKSKEKDRIENGKVLVPGQIIDFELAPNAETEMDLDPSSSSIGRKRSRDELGLLTNNTGVASRELVLEKNINVSDEKKELGKGIENEDSPIGNADKTQSLNPSNNFSSIHQVEDALGKARVSVRARSEEDMVPDGGHWRKYGQKMAKGNPCARSYYRCSMAAGCPVRKQIQRSPQDTTIVITTYEGYHNHSLPPKAAEMAQRTSSAAKMFLTGSTSSKDGKMNVDFVKKTLHPESSSSPTISTNSLLPIVTIDYTKPSSSHPSRRQNHQQIPGNPYNFSSSSSSKIPQDQSKLSGLYMSPNSTNLSEIVVPNVTQAFSDAMAADPNFTAALAALITSIMRTSQSTGNATTSSTTTSTAAATDGTGNNNANLASSDNNNGKE